In the Solibacillus sp. FSL K6-1523 genome, one interval contains:
- a CDS encoding ABC transporter permease produces MSSYLLKRITTMLITIIGVSILVFMIIHLIPGNPVNHILGDYATEESIRELESRLGLDRPITVQYLSYMANAIQGNLGTSFITGYTVVEEIMNRIPITAQLAFYSIIFGSFLGISIGVLAAVKKNTIYDQLAMTLALIGISAPGFWIALFLILLFSYQLSIFPISGYSGFYSLILPSITLGLGTAGSIARMTRSSMLDVIKQDYIRTARAKGAGAYRLIFQHCLQNAVIPVITLIGMQFGYLMAGAVVTETVFALPGLGSLIVSAISTRDIPTVQGLLLFMGSIIILVNFAVDLLYTKLDPRIQYE; encoded by the coding sequence TTGTCGTCCTATTTACTCAAAAGAATAACTACAATGCTTATTACCATTATTGGCGTTTCCATTTTAGTGTTTATGATTATTCATTTAATCCCGGGGAATCCGGTGAATCACATACTAGGTGACTATGCAACAGAGGAGTCTATTCGAGAATTAGAATCGAGGTTGGGGCTCGATCGACCAATAACCGTTCAATATTTATCCTATATGGCGAATGCAATACAAGGGAACTTAGGTACTTCATTTATTACTGGCTATACGGTAGTTGAAGAAATTATGAATCGAATACCAATAACGGCACAATTAGCATTTTACAGCATTATATTTGGCTCGTTTTTAGGGATTAGCATAGGTGTACTAGCTGCTGTCAAAAAGAATACGATTTACGATCAACTCGCAATGACGTTGGCTCTTATAGGAATATCTGCACCAGGTTTTTGGATTGCGTTGTTTTTAATTTTGTTATTTTCGTATCAATTAAGTATTTTCCCAATCTCAGGATATAGCGGGTTTTATTCGCTCATACTGCCTTCCATCACATTAGGGTTGGGAACGGCGGGCAGTATTGCGAGAATGACAAGGTCCAGTATGCTCGACGTAATTAAACAGGATTATATACGAACAGCTCGTGCGAAAGGAGCAGGGGCATATCGGTTAATTTTCCAACATTGTTTACAAAATGCTGTTATACCGGTTATCACATTAATCGGTATGCAGTTCGGTTATTTGATGGCTGGGGCAGTAGTTACAGAGACTGTATTTGCACTGCCAGGTCTTGGGAGTCTAATTGTTTCGGCTATATCTACCCGGGATATTCCAACTGTTCAAGGGTTATTGTTATTTATGGGTTCGATTATTATTCTAGTTAACTTTGCAGTTGATTTACTGTATACCAAATTAGATCCTCGTATTCAATACGAATAA
- a CDS encoding DUF4129 domain-containing transglutaminase family protein: MKRSGIELAEQFLFYFIVFLILREWLIPIMQLTDTGYFSLFTLFIALCLVINFLGWPLLVSWFLKMGFIVWALVYVYNDSNLSDLAFLQYELKYNVTVLMNGEWALVSDPVRTSLFFVLIWMLIYLIQYWITVRFTIFYFFVLTVFFIATLDTFTDYDGTTAIIKIVVLGLIMTSLLFVKRLMQTTNAQLKWSNYFIYVAPIVVFIGVSGVVAAVLPKSEPQWADPVPYFKDWAGIGHTGESISQVGYGDNDESLGGPFVGDNTIVYEVETPIRQYWRVETKDVYTSKGWESTASMSSEAIFQQSERIPFTINPGEKEEKEVKVYPLGGHPFLVQAYGTTNYMLNNPDDTLKFNAANEKIVAMVSDVERYVTGYELLFQEPSYSFTELKEVKTSSQVDDRFLQLPKNLPTRVRDLAYEITADYESVYDKARAIESHFKKGNFQYETTNVAIPSADEDYVDQFLFETMLGYCDNFSTSMVVLLRSVGIQARWVKGFASGERISTSNGMHLYQVTNNDAHSWVEAYIDGVGWVPFEPTIGFNNPVSINYDVKAPTDDLAQQPEKKEEVVPEPEEQDKKEQAAAAKNKTIDFSKWQWLIYVLAGLLLVVAIVLWKKRGSWQPKLAVQMHQSKLNDATTFEDGYFVLLKQLERIHLTRRQDETLQHFAKRVDEQLETTKMTELTAIYEQIIYAGNSGQFDTTKVKESWQHLINRTSS; encoded by the coding sequence ATGAAACGCAGCGGCATAGAGCTTGCAGAACAGTTTCTATTTTATTTCATCGTCTTTTTGATATTAAGAGAATGGTTAATACCGATTATGCAGCTTACGGATACCGGCTATTTTAGCTTATTCACTTTATTTATAGCGCTCTGTTTAGTCATTAACTTTTTAGGCTGGCCATTACTAGTATCGTGGTTTTTGAAAATGGGCTTTATTGTGTGGGCTCTAGTATATGTTTACAATGATAGTAATTTATCGGACCTTGCATTTTTACAATATGAATTAAAATATAATGTCACGGTTTTAATGAATGGGGAGTGGGCTTTAGTAAGCGATCCTGTTCGTACAAGTTTATTTTTTGTACTTATTTGGATGCTCATTTATTTAATCCAATATTGGATAACGGTCCGTTTTACGATTTTTTATTTCTTCGTGCTTACCGTATTTTTCATCGCGACGCTCGATACATTTACAGATTATGATGGCACAACTGCGATTATAAAAATAGTTGTTTTAGGTCTTATAATGACATCTTTGTTGTTTGTAAAGCGTTTAATGCAGACGACAAATGCACAATTAAAATGGTCCAATTATTTCATCTATGTAGCGCCAATTGTCGTGTTTATTGGTGTTTCGGGAGTCGTTGCGGCTGTTTTACCGAAATCTGAGCCACAGTGGGCTGATCCTGTTCCTTATTTTAAAGATTGGGCAGGAATCGGACATACGGGTGAGTCTATTTCGCAAGTCGGCTACGGGGACAATGATGAAAGTCTTGGAGGTCCGTTCGTAGGGGATAATACAATTGTATATGAAGTGGAAACGCCAATTCGACAATACTGGCGGGTTGAAACGAAGGATGTTTACACGTCGAAAGGTTGGGAGAGCACAGCAAGCATGAGTTCTGAAGCCATTTTCCAACAATCTGAACGTATCCCGTTTACAATCAATCCGGGTGAAAAAGAAGAGAAAGAAGTGAAGGTTTATCCTTTAGGAGGCCATCCATTTTTAGTACAAGCTTACGGAACAACAAATTACATGTTGAATAACCCAGATGACACATTAAAGTTTAATGCTGCGAATGAAAAAATAGTCGCTATGGTAAGTGATGTTGAAAGGTATGTAACGGGGTATGAACTGTTATTTCAAGAGCCTTCTTACAGCTTTACCGAATTAAAAGAAGTGAAGACGTCCAGCCAAGTAGATGACCGATTTTTACAGCTACCGAAAAACTTGCCAACCCGTGTAAGGGATTTGGCGTACGAAATTACAGCAGATTATGAAAGTGTGTATGATAAAGCGCGTGCAATAGAATCGCATTTTAAAAAGGGCAACTTCCAGTACGAAACAACGAATGTAGCTATACCGAGCGCGGATGAAGATTATGTTGATCAGTTTTTATTCGAAACGATGCTCGGTTATTGTGATAATTTTTCTACTTCGATGGTCGTATTGCTTCGTTCTGTAGGCATACAGGCACGTTGGGTAAAAGGTTTCGCAAGTGGTGAGCGTATTTCAACAAGTAACGGTATGCATTTGTATCAAGTAACGAATAATGATGCACACTCATGGGTAGAAGCGTATATTGACGGAGTTGGCTGGGTACCATTTGAACCGACAATTGGTTTCAACAATCCAGTTAGCATTAATTATGATGTTAAAGCACCGACAGATGATTTAGCGCAGCAACCTGAGAAGAAAGAAGAAGTGGTGCCTGAGCCTGAAGAACAAGACAAGAAGGAGCAAGCAGCAGCTGCAAAAAATAAAACGATTGATTTTTCAAAATGGCAATGGCTTATTTATGTTTTAGCAGGTCTGTTGCTAGTTGTAGCGATTGTTTTATGGAAAAAGCGCGGAAGCTGGCAGCCGAAATTGGCAGTTCAAATGCATCAATCAAAACTAAATGATGCGACGACATTTGAAGACGGATATTTTGTGTTATTAAAACAGCTGGAGCGCATTCATTTAACACGTCGCCAAGATGAGACATTACAGCATTTTGCGAAGCGTGTAGATGAACAGTTAGAAACAACGAAAATGACTGAGTTAACGGCAATTTATGAGCAAATAATTTATGCGGGCAATTCGGGGCAATTCGATACGACAAAAGTAAAGGAAAGTTGGCAACATTTAATCAATCGTACGAGTAGTTGA
- a CDS encoding AAA family ATPase, translating into MNEQIEKIIKNIEKVMIGKREIAELSIVSLLAGGHVLLEDVPGVGKTMMVRALSKSLGTTFKRIQFTPDLLPSDVIGVSVYNPKTLQFEFRPGPIVGNIVLADEINRTSPKTQSALLESMEEASVTVDGETIQLPKPFFVMATQNPIEYEGTYPLPEAQLDRFLLKIKMGYPSKEEEIEVLRRAESTLPIDQIEAVITLEQLIELQQQVKQVHVEDNIKEYIVSLAQTTRHNDKVYLGVSPRASIALMKAAQAYALMNGRAFVIPDDVQYLTKFVFGHRLILRPEARYEGVTEEGVIESVLRYVPVPVKRFVQQ; encoded by the coding sequence ATGAACGAACAAATTGAAAAAATTATAAAAAACATTGAAAAAGTGATGATAGGAAAAAGAGAAATCGCAGAGTTAAGCATCGTTTCTTTGCTCGCAGGTGGACATGTGCTATTAGAGGATGTACCCGGTGTTGGAAAAACAATGATGGTACGTGCATTGTCCAAATCTTTAGGTACAACATTTAAGAGAATTCAGTTTACACCAGATTTATTACCGTCGGACGTTATTGGTGTATCTGTTTATAATCCGAAAACATTGCAGTTCGAATTCCGTCCAGGACCGATTGTTGGGAATATTGTGCTGGCAGATGAAATTAATCGGACTTCACCAAAAACGCAATCAGCTTTGCTAGAAAGTATGGAGGAGGCTTCAGTTACAGTAGATGGGGAAACAATCCAATTGCCGAAGCCATTTTTTGTTATGGCAACGCAAAATCCAATTGAGTATGAGGGGACATACCCACTACCTGAAGCGCAACTGGACCGATTTTTATTGAAAATTAAAATGGGTTACCCTTCAAAAGAAGAAGAAATAGAAGTGTTACGTCGAGCGGAAAGTACATTGCCAATCGATCAAATTGAAGCCGTTATTACTCTAGAGCAGTTAATTGAATTACAGCAACAAGTAAAGCAAGTCCATGTTGAAGATAATATTAAAGAATATATCGTGTCGCTTGCTCAAACAACGAGACATAATGACAAAGTATATTTAGGCGTTAGTCCACGTGCATCTATCGCGCTTATGAAGGCAGCCCAAGCGTATGCATTAATGAATGGACGCGCATTTGTTATACCAGATGATGTTCAATATTTAACGAAATTTGTATTTGGTCACCGATTAATTTTAAGACCAGAAGCACGCTATGAGGGCGTAACAGAAGAGGGAGTGATTGAGAGCGTGCTGCGCTATGTACCAGTTCCTGTGAAAAGGTTTGTACAGCAATGA
- a CDS encoding ABC transporter permease translates to MQRKSRFVTFFQKMKKNKGAVVGSLILLFFIITSVFAPLFTTFPVNEMNFEDSLTGPSLEHWLGTDEFGRDIWTRILYGGRVSLLMGLFAVVISGTIGVILGVIAGYYRKLDIYIMQFIDILMVFPSLLMAIAIVAILGVSLTNAMIAVAISAVPSFVRVVRGAVLTIRETEYVEAARALGLKDGKIIFKHILPNVTSPIIILATLEFGGAILSAAALSFLGLGAQPPNPEWGALVYVGKSFLSQAWWMTLFPGLAIMLVVLGFNLLGDGLRDALDPKSK, encoded by the coding sequence ATTCAAAGAAAATCACGATTCGTTACTTTCTTTCAAAAGATGAAGAAAAACAAAGGGGCTGTCGTTGGCTCCCTCATCTTATTATTTTTTATTATTACTTCAGTGTTTGCACCATTATTTACAACCTTTCCTGTAAATGAAATGAACTTTGAGGATAGTTTAACTGGCCCGAGTTTAGAGCATTGGCTAGGGACGGACGAATTTGGCAGAGATATTTGGACACGCATTCTCTACGGAGGAAGAGTTTCTTTATTGATGGGTTTATTTGCGGTCGTTATTTCAGGGACGATTGGTGTCATTTTAGGAGTTATCGCCGGTTATTATCGAAAACTAGATATATATATTATGCAATTTATAGATATTTTAATGGTTTTCCCGTCGCTATTAATGGCGATTGCTATCGTTGCAATTTTAGGAGTAAGTCTAACAAATGCAATGATTGCAGTTGCGATATCGGCTGTCCCGTCCTTTGTAAGGGTAGTCAGAGGAGCAGTTTTGACAATTAGAGAAACGGAATATGTGGAAGCTGCTCGAGCACTGGGGCTAAAAGATGGAAAAATCATCTTCAAGCATATACTGCCGAATGTTACTTCACCCATTATCATTTTAGCCACTTTAGAATTTGGAGGTGCCATCCTTTCTGCAGCGGCTTTAAGCTTTTTAGGTCTCGGTGCTCAGCCACCCAATCCTGAATGGGGAGCATTAGTGTATGTAGGAAAATCCTTTCTAAGTCAGGCATGGTGGATGACTTTGTTTCCGGGGCTCGCAATCATGCTAGTAGTGCTAGGGTTTAACTTGTTAGGTGACGGATTACGAGATGCTCTAGATCCCAAATCAAAATAA
- the guaA gene encoding glutamine-hydrolyzing GMP synthase: MNLKQDNILVLDLGSSENTTIARWIRELGVYSEIHPHDITAQNIQDLKTVKGIILNGGVNNIVDGQAIDVLDEIYNLNIPVISVEHPSTQASQNLDKWPNEEETKAFLKGFVFDTCKAEANWNMKNFVEDQIALIREQVGDKKVLLALSGGVDSSVVAALLIKAIGKQLVCVHVNHGLMRKNESEGVIAMFEKDLEENLIYVDASERFLGKLKGVSDPEEKRKIIGNEFVYVFDEEARKFDGIDFLAQGTIYPDIVESGTKTHKVVKSHHNVGGLPDDLKFELVEPLFQLFKDEVRACGVELGLPHDMVYRQPFPGPGLGVRVLGEIEPDRLEAVRESDAILREEFALAGLDQKVWQYFTVVPNFKSVGVRNNERTYEYPVIIRAVNTIDAMTASIEQIEWPILMKITDRIINEVKHVNRVCYDLSPKPGGTIEWE, encoded by the coding sequence ATTAACTTGAAACAGGATAATATTTTAGTATTAGATTTAGGTAGCAGTGAAAATACAACGATTGCCCGTTGGATTCGTGAATTAGGCGTATATAGTGAGATACATCCGCATGATATTACTGCGCAAAATATCCAAGATTTAAAAACAGTAAAAGGGATTATTTTAAATGGCGGTGTCAATAATATCGTTGATGGACAAGCAATCGACGTATTAGATGAAATTTATAATTTAAACATTCCTGTTATTAGTGTAGAGCATCCATCTACTCAGGCATCTCAAAATTTAGATAAATGGCCAAACGAAGAAGAAACGAAAGCATTTTTAAAAGGATTCGTTTTTGATACATGCAAGGCAGAAGCAAACTGGAATATGAAAAACTTCGTTGAAGATCAAATTGCATTAATTCGTGAGCAAGTTGGCGATAAAAAGGTACTTTTAGCGCTTTCAGGCGGCGTCGATTCTTCAGTTGTAGCAGCATTACTAATTAAAGCAATTGGTAAGCAATTAGTTTGTGTGCACGTGAACCACGGTTTAATGCGCAAAAACGAATCTGAAGGCGTTATTGCGATGTTCGAAAAAGACCTTGAAGAAAACCTTATTTACGTAGATGCAAGTGAGCGCTTCTTAGGTAAGTTAAAAGGTGTAAGCGACCCAGAAGAAAAACGTAAAATCATAGGTAATGAATTCGTTTATGTGTTTGATGAAGAAGCCCGTAAGTTTGACGGAATTGATTTCTTAGCACAAGGAACAATCTATCCAGATATCGTAGAATCAGGCACGAAAACACATAAGGTAGTAAAATCACATCATAACGTAGGTGGATTACCAGACGACTTAAAATTTGAATTAGTAGAGCCGTTATTCCAATTATTCAAAGATGAAGTGCGTGCGTGCGGCGTTGAGTTAGGATTACCGCATGATATGGTATACCGTCAACCATTCCCAGGTCCGGGATTAGGTGTGCGCGTTTTAGGTGAAATTGAGCCAGATCGTCTTGAAGCAGTACGTGAATCGGATGCGATTTTACGCGAAGAGTTTGCGTTAGCAGGATTAGATCAAAAAGTATGGCAGTACTTCACAGTTGTACCAAACTTCAAATCAGTTGGTGTTCGCAACAATGAACGTACGTACGAATATCCAGTAATTATTCGTGCAGTCAATACAATCGACGCAATGACAGCATCAATCGAACAAATCGAATGGCCGATTTTAATGAAAATTACAGACCGTATTATTAATGAAGTAAAACATGTTAACCGCGTGTGCTATGATCTATCACCAAAACCAGGCGGGACGATTGAGTGGGAGTAA
- a CDS encoding DUF58 domain-containing protein: MSRLNEFFKHGGRLVTVVSLLVITYCFAMFQGGFVSWYLFFTLLPFVIYAILLAIMPIKITEISRTLSKERVERGDNIVVTVKFRNASWFPIIFLTVRELPMDSRFYEAANGHSSKLFLVGWKREFEWSYELKQLKRGEHHFQGMVVTCTDFFGWTIRKVKVEKPQMFFVYPKVYPVTTVPLKMQYDQGTTASLYSLIKDTTMVTGVREYVPGDRFSWIHWKSFAKNGELRTKEFEDKQSQNIFFLIDRSVQRNFEQVVDFTASSIRTIVKERGDVSLLSVGMDRYFAPVIKTESQFEKMMQHLVSIQSDAQFGVDKLLLEDQKLMMRSVIVIVTGELTPNLKELLNSSSNYAKKIICFVIGNETDSAPFHHNNQVIFMKPKSEEQEVAEVNVS, encoded by the coding sequence ATGAGTCGGCTAAATGAATTTTTTAAACATGGAGGAAGACTTGTTACCGTAGTATCGTTGTTGGTCATTACGTACTGCTTTGCCATGTTTCAGGGCGGTTTTGTTAGTTGGTATCTCTTTTTCACCTTATTACCATTTGTCATTTATGCGATTTTATTAGCGATAATGCCAATAAAAATAACAGAAATTTCACGTACACTTTCAAAAGAGCGGGTCGAGCGCGGAGATAATATTGTCGTAACGGTCAAATTCCGCAATGCGAGCTGGTTTCCTATCATCTTTTTAACAGTTAGGGAACTACCGATGGACAGTCGCTTTTATGAGGCAGCTAATGGTCATTCAAGTAAGCTTTTTTTAGTTGGTTGGAAGCGAGAGTTTGAATGGTCCTATGAGCTAAAACAATTAAAGCGTGGCGAACATCATTTTCAAGGAATGGTCGTGACATGTACGGACTTTTTTGGCTGGACGATCCGTAAAGTAAAGGTCGAAAAGCCTCAAATGTTTTTTGTTTATCCAAAGGTATATCCTGTAACAACAGTGCCATTAAAAATGCAGTATGATCAAGGTACGACGGCTTCGTTATATTCACTTATAAAAGATACAACGATGGTAACGGGCGTTCGAGAATATGTACCTGGAGACCGCTTTTCTTGGATTCATTGGAAATCCTTTGCGAAAAATGGGGAGCTACGAACGAAGGAATTTGAGGATAAACAGTCTCAAAATATATTCTTTTTAATTGATCGGTCTGTGCAACGAAATTTTGAACAAGTAGTCGATTTCACTGCATCTTCTATCCGTACGATTGTCAAAGAGCGCGGGGATGTTTCGCTGTTAAGCGTAGGCATGGATCGCTATTTTGCACCTGTCATCAAGACCGAAAGTCAATTCGAGAAAATGATGCAGCATTTAGTTTCAATTCAGTCTGACGCTCAATTTGGTGTAGACAAACTGCTTCTGGAAGATCAAAAATTGATGATGCGTTCGGTCATTGTCATTGTGACAGGTGAGCTGACGCCAAATTTGAAAGAACTTTTAAATTCGAGTTCAAATTACGCCAAGAAAATCATTTGTTTTGTTATTGGAAATGAAACGGACTCTGCGCCATTCCACCATAACAACCAAGTTATTTTTATGAAGCCAAAATCGGAAGAGCAGGAAGTTGCGGAGGTGAATGTCTCATGA
- a CDS encoding ABC transporter substrate-binding protein: MMKNKFGLISLFIVLLLVLSGCTEGEQSDSKEGSREVVVGLVSEPDSVDIHRTSSTGEANTPLYDTLLKQDFEGNIVPNLIADYEIIGDGKEVIFNLKEDVKFHSGKPVNAEAVKLSFERLVESSPFSTNAGDIDSIEVISEYSFKIKWKDQFAPFFINLTTSFLAPIDVSVLDENGEGFEKNPSGSGPLKLSKINRGDSLVYEPYEDFNWNDGGPGFDSVNFRFIPDEETRILEFKKGNIDVLLNVPYQYIKDLEKDSEVTIERVPGDVLSYLGWNNKLPIFQDVKVRQAIAMAIDRESIIDNTLNGEAKAVFGPLPKAAFGYSENIETMARDKYTRNIEQAKNLLAEAGWTEKNKDGVVMKDGKPFAVELWVDDDPANQRAAQVIQNQLMKIGIKINIAVKESAVIIEQTPKGAHQMLLWSFGWPDADVLNFLLFGKDKSKRLHYENEAIYSLLDKAAIEMDQDARLKLYEEAMEMLVEESPFVPLYVKENITAVRNFESFVVHPINGSIEWQDVKVKE, translated from the coding sequence ATGATGAAAAATAAGTTTGGATTAATAAGTTTATTTATCGTGCTTTTACTTGTGCTATCCGGCTGTACAGAGGGAGAACAATCTGATTCTAAGGAAGGTTCAAGAGAGGTCGTAGTAGGTTTAGTTTCGGAGCCAGATTCTGTTGATATTCATAGAACATCGTCGACTGGAGAAGCGAATACGCCTTTATATGATACTTTATTGAAGCAAGACTTTGAGGGGAATATTGTCCCGAATTTAATTGCAGATTACGAGATTATAGGGGATGGCAAAGAGGTAATCTTTAATTTAAAAGAGGACGTGAAGTTCCATTCTGGGAAGCCAGTTAATGCGGAGGCAGTTAAACTATCTTTTGAAAGATTAGTGGAATCTTCTCCTTTTAGTACAAACGCTGGGGATATAGATAGCATAGAAGTAATTAGCGAATACTCCTTCAAAATTAAATGGAAGGATCAGTTTGCGCCGTTCTTTATTAATTTGACGACTTCTTTTTTAGCACCGATAGATGTTTCTGTTCTGGATGAAAACGGAGAAGGGTTTGAGAAGAATCCAAGTGGGTCTGGTCCATTAAAACTAAGTAAAATTAACCGTGGAGACTCTCTAGTATATGAGCCGTATGAGGATTTTAATTGGAATGATGGTGGTCCAGGATTTGATAGCGTGAATTTTAGATTTATACCAGATGAAGAAACTAGAATTTTAGAATTTAAGAAAGGGAATATTGATGTTTTATTGAATGTTCCTTACCAATATATTAAGGATTTAGAAAAGGATTCAGAAGTGACAATTGAAAGGGTTCCAGGGGACGTTTTAAGTTACTTAGGCTGGAACAATAAACTACCTATTTTCCAAGATGTAAAAGTTAGACAAGCGATTGCAATGGCAATCGATAGGGAATCCATTATAGACAATACATTAAATGGGGAAGCGAAAGCAGTGTTTGGACCATTGCCGAAAGCAGCATTTGGTTATAGCGAAAATATTGAAACGATGGCACGAGATAAATATACGAGAAATATAGAGCAGGCAAAGAATTTATTAGCTGAAGCAGGTTGGACTGAGAAGAATAAAGATGGCGTCGTTATGAAGGATGGCAAGCCATTTGCAGTAGAGTTATGGGTGGACGATGATCCAGCGAATCAACGCGCGGCTCAAGTGATACAAAATCAACTAATGAAAATTGGTATTAAAATAAACATTGCTGTGAAAGAATCCGCCGTTATTATTGAGCAAACACCTAAGGGAGCACACCAAATGTTGCTGTGGAGTTTTGGATGGCCAGATGCAGATGTGCTGAACTTCTTATTATTCGGTAAAGATAAATCGAAGCGACTTCATTATGAAAACGAAGCAATTTATAGCCTTTTGGACAAAGCTGCTATTGAAATGGATCAAGATGCAAGGTTGAAACTATATGAGGAAGCGATGGAAATGCTAGTAGAGGAATCGCCATTTGTACCGTTGTATGTGAAAGAAAATATTACGGCAGTTCGTAATTTTGAAAGCTTTGTGGTGCATCCAATCAATGGGTCCATCGAATGGCAAGATGTAAAAGTAAAAGAATAG
- the guaA gene encoding glutamine-hydrolyzing GMP synthase → MVSNPLLKEQEKIVVLDFGSQFNQLITRRIREFGVFSELHPHTTTAEEMKEMNVAGIVFSGGPNSVYGEEAFKVDPAIFELGLPILGICYGMQLIAHTQGGKVEGADTREYGKAEINVTADNKLFGELPKEQIVWMSHGDHVTEVPAGFEVIATSPACPIAAMANVERKLYAVQFHPEVRHSVYGNGLLRNFVFDVCGAKGDWSMANFIDIEIAKIREQVGDKKVLCALSGGVDSSVVAVLIHKAIGDQLTCMFVDHNLNRKGEVEQVMKTFTEDFDMNLIKIDARERFMSKLAGVSDPEQKRKIIGNEFIYVFDEEASKLEGMDFLAQGTLYTDIIESGTATAETIKSHHNVGGLPEDMQFELIEPLKTLFKDEVRALGLELGLDEKIVWRQPFPGPGLGIRVLGEITEEKLEIVRESDFILREEIAKAGLEREIWQYFTVLPDIKSVGVMGDGRTYDYAIGIRGVTSIDGMTSDWARIPYDVLEKISVRLVNEVQGVNRVLYDITSKPPATIEWE, encoded by the coding sequence ATTGTGTCAAATCCTTTATTAAAAGAACAAGAAAAGATTGTTGTTTTAGACTTTGGAAGTCAATTTAATCAATTAATTACACGTCGTATTCGTGAGTTTGGTGTGTTTTCAGAATTACACCCTCATACAACGACTGCAGAAGAAATGAAAGAAATGAACGTTGCAGGTATCGTATTTTCAGGTGGTCCAAACTCTGTTTATGGCGAAGAGGCATTCAAAGTGGACCCCGCAATTTTCGAATTAGGTTTACCGATTTTAGGTATTTGTTATGGTATGCAATTAATCGCACATACGCAAGGTGGTAAAGTTGAAGGCGCGGATACACGTGAATACGGTAAAGCAGAAATTAACGTAACAGCGGATAACAAATTATTCGGTGAGTTACCAAAGGAACAAATCGTTTGGATGAGTCATGGTGATCATGTAACGGAAGTACCGGCTGGTTTTGAAGTAATTGCAACAAGCCCTGCATGCCCAATCGCTGCAATGGCAAATGTTGAGCGTAAACTGTATGCTGTACAATTCCACCCAGAAGTACGTCACTCTGTTTACGGAAATGGCTTATTACGCAACTTCGTCTTTGATGTTTGTGGTGCAAAAGGCGACTGGTCTATGGCAAACTTCATCGACATCGAAATTGCAAAAATTCGTGAGCAAGTGGGCGACAAAAAAGTTCTTTGTGCATTATCAGGTGGCGTTGACTCGTCGGTAGTAGCGGTATTAATCCACAAAGCAATTGGTGACCAATTAACTTGTATGTTTGTAGACCACAACTTAAACCGTAAAGGCGAAGTGGAACAAGTGATGAAAACTTTCACGGAAGATTTCGATATGAACTTAATCAAAATCGATGCACGTGAGCGTTTCATGAGCAAATTAGCGGGAGTTTCAGATCCGGAACAAAAACGTAAAATTATCGGTAATGAATTTATTTACGTATTTGACGAAGAAGCTTCTAAATTAGAAGGCATGGATTTTTTAGCACAAGGTACGCTTTACACAGATATTATCGAGTCTGGTACAGCAACTGCGGAAACAATTAAATCTCACCATAATGTTGGTGGATTACCAGAAGATATGCAGTTTGAGTTAATCGAGCCGCTTAAAACATTATTCAAAGATGAAGTACGTGCTTTAGGTTTAGAGCTTGGTTTAGACGAGAAAATCGTATGGCGCCAACCATTCCCAGGTCCAGGATTAGGTATCCGTGTACTTGGTGAAATTACAGAAGAAAAGTTAGAAATCGTTCGCGAATCGGATTTCATCTTACGTGAAGAAATCGCAAAAGCCGGTCTTGAACGCGAAATTTGGCAATATTTCACGGTCCTACCCGATATCAAATCAGTAGGTGTAATGGGGGATGGCCGTACGTACGACTACGCAATCGGAATCCGCGGTGTAACATCAATCGACGGCATGACTTCCGATTGGGCGCGTATTCCTTACGACGTCCTAGAAAAAATCTCTGTACGTCTTGTTAACGAAGTACAGGGTGTTAACCGCGTACTGTATGATATTACAAGTAAGCCGCCAGCTACGATCGAGTGGGAGTGA